Proteins co-encoded in one Neodiprion lecontei isolate iyNeoLeco1 chromosome 3, iyNeoLeco1.1, whole genome shotgun sequence genomic window:
- the LOC107222641 gene encoding serine-protein kinase ATM isoform X3, translating to MPRYEQAFHDVCSLASSSRVSDRKKCIVKLKELYDSAEAIEELDTNSKTQNGTATTWTAIMYSVHKVLLHEAERSMRVDDKPSGSTSKLSRAQENKESVQRSNSITILDTIKKANSSEIFLKCDDLVGLILQIFSDHKYMDYQKIYLTILVNHVLPVKQYQTNMSSGHWKELLDSCIGLYKNPHPNIDKILILRAICGIVQHGCTQSHLALRLKGILQFLVEVLNDAKSDPRNLSDDTFKLVNAVCQQVGPESRMALCEFGEIVMRSAIDLNGSCAKYDWMLLVVRAHHPGSVTQNHNAAYACNWDTWNNILRAIYCMVINNLALEFVTDSFIQLACEVSWQLRDDSTSIDSDISINESIFLPQPPKRRRTVIGVQGMIDVLITTPLNESKYSVQILSTLITEYSECVKESNFLPLLEFLNTSLNACTDTDVMFQLWQLGIVMVEFEKKLSTDLIKNTEIQAIWLKIWNTTLRSVSKKENDDQVHKLLQSLLLNKKVIDTNDLLNLYLKDTVTWSKSSIHSLLVFCQHNILQLSAEPPVHENNLMLHNDVPVKVRLLQWVLAIPQSKWNVEFPIEDVCELLTAVVAKVFSNFCQLNIAQESMKVSFGIIIKNSLQEISLSIEEMIKSKRKLRGKSLIDILAALYVLYNTPYHTDIIDILRSSTESNMLKNILSLTDIERLRNMNDESKMDDCNTSIGYIQNMNDLSERHRLIRKSDEFQKTDSLSEANIIRMKACTVCASFCCMVNSDGMTQRQENLEVTLLQSDNYDLTQIYDLKMALQVLKSLTSCQSASLSGKMIQSSLKLLQQLCIIWHKDNEAATSILKILSKLLFHMSSTGTVVQRQNSLRILHKFHDFLQNKNNYGPSTYVTFIHCLEMIAKIDTTFEWAKWHTNADRPVVEDILMYIQSPFHVVRLQAIKCLQILFASCDVNLEWLKGFFCNLKTVVDSLFVVQGELKAKVKEDERTNRVASALHMMGIVISSSAIFRSEALLTTFRLTVDKTVNSNITQKMLASISATLQMKESSSLVEKHLNYLLTHWLGNGCSLKKFPLHLAHCSSDQEFYQKHMDIIVPIVTQKCSLKEAYNLCNQFGMAFNKVVENCFPRLIAWLLPCISADPVTPSASISVLDIRRATDVFNQFYNNENEFRTVQKMSVLLENNLKSVILDMIKRLHDEDHFMEFLTVSIKFSSNDPPHFKHEDIMRSFRYLDENMMRPGHSLLHLLATEKQHVIEAVLLDLKCSIYNVNTIEDKSKALHHYMYFSMMLVQQIDRNYFDQISAYIIRDICYTLINLTQENLRCIRQASCGYLYHVLKYILPTRHTEIEPILRSIVTSMIPIVKTNETRHASNILTFLIVEQNHLLGEAIGRLDSFPMDEVFQVLRDIHFKLKYKSWQKHSLENEIRHFLNTRSENTGDYSIAELENLLEQLETRKIELKEIYQSLGSVQRFSEDCAVSILHQLICALVKLTSSSDPDISLRAAKCLGELGPADLSTMILQPESDHKELLADPMLACTYRMLVLLSSFLIHTDVLLLTATSEALYKIMASYWGEKICVEKSFNNLKLQFEVTKELLRIEYIRPFVAKPSQVKEIYTIDQINFINCIDQDQKLWFSKSKRSHNDWISDITCEILNCFSDSYLKHLIPVCRANVFFCEKILPWIIHLILHIQKELCTGICDYINRFFDLHFMNTNESKNKSSPSDMHYNICLNQQSVQCMLNVVDYVRSQSVDNYQFPLNYLHVAKAAQYCSAYFTSVLYAELWCEKLLKECPVIDYSTPIDYISDIESENGNVLQEILREACIKIGDPDAIYGCGRSYFQNASAKIEHYVQLRKWNKVLLAYDIEVSLGNKKATKGLLDALQHSGLQYLLGAFVKTIDRSDEEIDSNCRYECAWRLSDWSISTSQQMINLQQENCISLQASGNNNYPLFHYRALKSFHELDTDGLKTSINNGRVSIINTLRNISLESCKTIYPALSQLQMLREIEEIYFAKINDYSLMIEKWRTQDSMGVNDFEYIEPILSQRIVLLQSNEKSKNEVIKNALVDTYFRLNQLSKKHGYFQTSARVLGSLAKQVELSAEVKTNLEYEEAVLAWMSGDQELGRHLLHNLLLNETLSLSMQAQAFAQYGNWMAETKSENPQRVIDKYYLTSLKYSEQIKNPTERDKKNVLDTQAALAQFADVQYQRILSYMKSPQFESFKECVAYSEMTAETLSKHPKDVDERRAANFNKIQTSNDMAELENIEKEKNMYLLFALKYYILTLQQGEDHNLLVFRLVSLWLDNTHNKESSDLLDAYLNKLQSYKFVLLVPQLAPHMTNSGDVFSNQIYDLLRRCAIEHPHHTLPVLLALMNSHKDHEFQKGKKRQKISPEPRVLAAQKLIENLMSTNINPIIQEMQKLAHSLIMLANLETAKSNSQKFPVPNHSHSVQQIEKFKYTLIPTLSIDIKPNKIYDRIVSIEKYANEFELVGGINAPKKITCLGTDGIRRNQLVKGRDDLRQDAVMQQVFTVMNMLLKTSKEANKRRLNVRTYKVVPLTRRCGILEWCNNTLPLSAILEGSPGYLGLHKKYYPNDYTTRQCRMKMEAVFKKSNQEKLRVYIDCCKHLHPVFHYFFLESFSSPETWFERRLAYVHSVATTSMIGYILGLGDRHVNNILMDKLTAEVIHIDFGIAFEQGKVLPTPETVPFRLTRDIEAAMGVSGVEGVLRRSCEETIIVLRHHKEIIITLLQVLLYDPLFSWAITPAKAYSLQKGEQEGSSEQPKAAGEINKLAERALLRLEQKLQGTEEGSASSVVGQVERLIQEAHDPTNLSRLYHGWQPYL from the exons ATGCCTAGATACGAGCAAGCATTTCACGACGTGTGTTCACTTGCGAGTTCCAGTCGAGTTTCAGATAGAAAG AAAtgcattgtaaaattaaaagagCTGTATGACAGTGCCGAAGCTATAGAGGAACTTGATACAAATTCAAAGACTCAGAATGGAACAGCAACTACTTGGACTGCAATTATGTACTCTGTACATAAAGTATTGTTACAT GAAGCAGAGAGATCAATGCGAGTGGACGATAAACCATCAGGTTCCACATCTAAACTATCACGAGCACAGGAAAACAAGGAGTCCGTTCAGCGAAGTAATTCGATTACTATATTGGACACAATCAAGAAAGCGAACAgctctgaaatatttctaaaatgtGACGACCTTGTGGGACTgatacttcaaattttttctgatCACAAATACATggattatcaaaaaatatacctCACTATTTTGGTGAACCATGTACTGCCGGTTAAACAATACCAAACTAATATGTCATCTGGTCATTGGAAGGAATTGTTGGATAGTTGTATTGGATTGTACAAAAACCCACATCCTAACATTGAcaagattttaattttgagGGCAATTTGTGGCATAGTACAACATGGCTGCACACAATCACATCTTGCTCTAAGGTTGAAAGggattcttcaatttttag TCGAAGTCCTCAATGATGCAAAGTCTGACCCAAGGAATCTTTCCGATGACACATTCAAACTAGTAAATGCTGTATGTCAACAAGTTGGTCCAGAAAGTAGAATGGCTCTTTGTGAGTTTGGAGAAATTGTTATGCGTTCTGCAATCGATTTGAATGGTAGCTGTGCTAAATATGACTGGATGCTGCTAGTAGTTCGAGCTCACCACCCTGGAAGTGTAACGCAAAATCATAACGCAGCCTATGCTTGCAATTGGGATACATGGAATAATATATTGCGTGCAATTTATTGCATGGTTATAAACAATCTCGCATTAGAGTTTGTAACAGACAGCTTTATTCAACTCGCTTGTGAAG TTTCATGGCAACTGAGAGATGATTCAACGTCCATTGACAGTGACATTTCAATAaatgaaagtatttttttgCCGCAACCACCGAAACGCAGGCGAACTGTCATTGGTGTTCAAGGAATGATCGATGTTCTTATAACTACCCCACTTAATGAATCTAAATACTCGGTACAAATTTTGAGCACCTTGATAACAGAGTATTCTGAATGTGTGAAAGAAAGTAATTTCCTTCCATTACTCGAATTTCTGAATACATCACTGAATGCATGCACAGATACCGATGTCATGTTCCAACTATGGCAATTGGGTATAGTTATggtagaatttgaaaaaaaactttcgactgacttgataaaaaatactgaaattcaagCAATATGGCTCAAGATATGGAACACTACTCTCAG GTCAGTAAGCAAAAAAGAGAACGACGACCAAGTTCATAAACTGTTGCAGTCTCTTCTGCTAAACAAGAAAGTAATTGATACCAATGACCTTTTGAACTTATACCTGAAAGACACAGTCACATGGTCAAAGTCCAGTATTCATAGTCTGTTGGTTTTTTGTCAGCATAATATATTACAGCTTTCTGCAGAACCACCTGTACATGAGAATAATTTGATGCTACATAATGATGTACCAGTAAAAGTACGCCTTTTACAATGGGTTTTAGCCATCCCTCAAAGTAAATGGAATGTTGAGTTTCCTATTGAAGATGTTTGCGAGCTGTTG ACAGCAGTCGTTGCTAAGGTGTTTTCGAACTTTTGCCAGTTGAATATCGCACAAGAAAGTATGAAAGTATCATTTGGCATTATAATCAAGAATTCGTTGCAAGAAATATCGCTGTCGATTGAAGAAATGATAAAATCTAAGAGGAAGCTCAGGGGAAAATCTCTTATAGACATATTGGCAGCTCTATATGTGTTGTACAACACACCGTATCACACTGACATAATTGATATTCTTCGGTCATCCACGGAATCTAATATgctgaaaaacattttatcACTGACCGATATCGAAAGACTGCGAAATATGAATGATGAATCCAAAATGGATGATTGCAACACAAGTATTGGTTATATACAAAATATGAATGATTTATCGGAAAGGCATAGACTTATAAGAAAAAGCGATGAGTTTCAGAAAACTGATTCTCTGTCAGAAGCTAATATTATAAGAATGAAAGCCTGTACAGTATGTGCATCATTTTGCTGTATGGTTAACAGCGATGGTATGACTCAAAGACAGGAAAATTTGGAGGTAACTCTTCTACAGTCAGACAATTATGATCTGACGCAAATATATGACTTGAAAATGGCTCTTCAAGTCTTGAAGTCATTGACGTCTTGTCAGTCGGCATCACTTTCtggaaaaatgattcaaagtTCGTTGAAACTTTTACAGCAGTTATGTATAATTTGGCATAAGGATAACGAGGCTGCCACTagtattttaaaaatcttatctAAACTGCTTTTCCACATGAGTTCTACAGGTACTGTTGTACAACGCCAAAACTCACTGCGGATTTTACACAAATTCCATgattttctacaaaataaaaataactacGGTCCATCAACATATGTTACGTTCATTCACTGTCTTGAAAtgattgcaaaaattgataccaCTTTCGAGTGGGCTAAATGGCACACTAATGCAGATAGACCTGTTGTAGAAGATATTTTAATGTATATTCAAAGTCCGTTTCATGTTGTTCGTCTTCAGGCCATAAAGTGTTTGCAAATATTATTTGCTTCATGTGATGTGAATCTTGAATGGCTGAAAGGATTTTTTTGCAATCTGAAGACCGTGGTCGACAGTTTGTTCGTTGTTCAAGGGGAACTCAAAGCAAAAGTAAAAGAAGACGAAAGAACGAATCGCGTCGCAAGTGCTCTACATATGATGGGTATTGTGATTTCTTCCAGTGCTATATTTCGCAGCGAAGCGTTGCTAACCACGTTTCGACTGACTGTAGACAAAACCGTCAACTCCAACATTACACAGAAGATGTTAGCTAGCATCAGTGCGACTTTACAAATGAAAGAATCATCTTCCCTAgttgaaaaacatttgaacTACCTTCTAACACATTGGCTGGGAAATGGGtgttctttaaaaaaatttcctttacATCTAGCTCATTGCTCATCCGATCAAGAATTTTATCAAAAGCATATGGATATCATCGTACCGATAGTCACTCAAAAATGCAGCTTGAAAGAGGCATACAATCTATGCAATCAATTTGGTATGGCATTTAACAAAGTTGTTGAGAATTGTTTTCCACGTCTCATCGCCTGGCTGTTACCATGTATTTCTGCAGACCCAGTTACACCATCTGCTAGCATTAGTGTTCTCGATATCCGACGAGCAACTGAtgttttcaatcaattttacaacaatgAAAACGAATTTCGAACAGTTCAAAAAATGTCTGTGTTACTTGAAAACAATCTAAAAAGCGTTATACTTGACATGATCAAACGTTTACACGATGAAGATCATTTCATGGAGTTTTTAACAGTctcaattaaattttcgtcCAATGATCCACCACATTTCAAGCATGAAGATATTATGCGCAGTTTCAGGTATTTAGATGAGAATATGATGAGACCTGGTCATTCCTTGCTTCACCTCCTCGCCACAGAAAAGCAACATGTAATAGAAGCAGTATTATTGGATTTAAAATGCAGTATTTACAATGTAAATACGATTGAGGATAAATCAAAGGCACTCCATCATtacatgtatttttcaatgatgCTAGTACAGCAAATAGATCGCAATTATTTTGATCAGATCTCGGCGTACATTATCAGAGATATTTGTTACACCTTGATTAATCTCACACAGGAAAATTTAAGGTGTATTCGTCAAGCATCTTGTGGTTACCTTTACCATGTGCTCAAGTACATTTTACCTACGAGGCACACTGAAATTGAACCGATCTTGAGGTCGATAGTGACGAGTATGATACCAATTGTAAAAACTAATGAAACAAGACATGCTTCCAACATATTGACCTTCCTTATTGTGGAACAAAATCATTTACTTGGAGAAGCGATTGGAAGATTAGATTCGTTTCCCATGGATGAAGTTTTTCAAGTATTGCGAGATAtacatttcaaattgaaatataagAGCTGGCAAAAGCACAGCTTGGAGAACGAAATTCGACACTTTTTAAATACACGAAGTGAAAACACGGGGGACTACAGTATTGCAGAACTTGAAAACTTACTGGAGCAGTTGGAGACGCgaaaaatagaattaaaagaaatttatcaGAGCCTTGGGTCTGTTCAAAGATTTTCTGAAGATTGTGCTGTTAGTATATTGCATCAATTAATTTGTGCATTAGTGAAATTGACTTCGTCTTCTGATCCCGATATCTCGCTCAGGGCTGCAAAATGCTTAGGCGAGTTGGGGCCTGCCGATTTATCAACAATGATCTTACAACCAGAAAGTGATCACAAAGAGTTACTCGCAGACCCGATGCTCGCATGTACTTACAGAATGCTTGTTCTCTTATCAAGCTTCTTGATCCACACCGACGTATTGCTTCTCACTGCCACATCTGAAGCCTTATACAAGATCATGGCTTCTTACTGGggagaaaaaatatgtgtcgaaaaaagtttcaataaCTTAAAACTACAGTTTGAAGTTACTAAGGAATTGCTGCGAATTGAATACATCAGACCATTCGTTGCTAAACCCAGTcaagtaaaagaaatttatacaattgatcagataaatttcatcaattgcATCGATCAGGACCAAAAATTGTGGTTCAGTAAATCGAAGCGTTCTCATAATGATTGGATATCAGACATCACATGTGAAATACTGAACTGTTTCAGTGACTCTTACTTGAAACATTTGATACCAGTTTGTAGAGCTAATGTAttcttttgtgaaaaaatattaccatGGATAATTCATTTGATATTGCATATACAAAAAGAATTGTGCACTGGAATATGCGACTACATCAATCGGTTCTTTGATCTTCACTTTATGAATACCAATGAGTCGAAAAACAAATCATCCCCTAGTGACATGCACTATAATATCTGTTTGAATCAGCAATCAGTTCAGTGCATGTTGAATGTAGTTGATTACGTAAGATCACAGTCGGTGGACAATTATCAATTTCCATTAAATTACTTACATGTAGCAAAAGCTGCTCAGTACTGTTCAGCATATTTTACATCCGTGCTCTATGCTGAATTGTGGTGTGAAAAATTACTGAAAGAATGTCCAGTGATTGATTATTCAACGCCCATCGATTACATTTCTGACATTGAATCTGAAAATGGGAATGTGTTGCAAGAGATTCTGAGAGAAGCGTGTATAAAAATTGGAGATCCAGATGCTATTTATGGATGTGGCAggtcatattttcaaaatgcttCAGCCAAAATAGAACATTACGTTCAGCTTCGGAAATGGAACAAAGTACTTCTTGCATATGATATAGAAGTATCGCTGGGCAACAAAAAAGCAACCAAAG GTTTACTTGATGCACTGCAGCATTCTGGTCTACAATATCTCTTAGGTGCCTTTGTGAAAACCATTGACAGGAGCGATGAAGAAATAGATAGCAATTGTCGATATGAGTGTGCCTGGCGATTGTCAGATTGGAGTATATCCACATCCCAACAAATGATAAATCTGCAACAAGAGAACTGCATTAGCCTTCAAGCTTCTGGCAATAATAACTATCCCTTATTTCATTATCGCGCACTTAAATCATTTCATGAACTTGACACAGACGGCCTCAAAACTTCTATAAATAATGGACGCGTTAGCATTATTAACACATTGCGGAACATCAGTTTGG aaagttGTAAGACGATCTACCCTGCTTTATCTCAACTTCAAATGCTGcgtgaaattgaagaaatatacTTTGCAAAGATTAATGATTATAGtttaatgattgaaaaatggcGCACGCAAGATTCTATGGGAGTtaatgattttgaatatattgaACCGATTTTATCACAACGAATAGTTTTGTTACAATCTAatgaaaaaagcaaaaacgAAGTTATCAAAAATGCTCTTGTTGATACATATTTTCGATTGAATCAGTTATCTAAGAAGCatggatattttcaaacatctgCCCGAGTCTTAG GCAGTTTGGCGAAACAGGTTGAATTATCTGCCGAAGTAAAAACTAATTTGGAATATGAAGAAGCGGTTTTGGCATGGATGAGTGGGGACCAAGAACTTGGCCGTCATCTTCTTCATAATTTGTTACTCAATGAGACCTTGAGTCTAAGTATGCAAGCACAGGCATTTGCACAATATGGAAATTGGATGGCTGAAACCAAATCAGAAAATCCGCAA AGGGTTATTGACAAGTACTATTTGACATCTCTGAAGTACAGTGAGCAGATAAAAAACCCAACagagagagacaaaaaaaatgtgttagATACACAAGCTGCTTTGGCACAATTTGCTGACGTTCAATACCAGCGAATATTATCTTACATGAAATCACCACAATTTGAAAGCTTTAAGGAGTGTGTGGCTTACTCAGAAATGACAGCTGAAACTTTGTCCAAGCATCCAAAAGATGTCGACGAGAGGCGAGCTgctaatttcaataaaattcaaaccaGTAACGATATGGCAGagttggaaaatattgaaaaagagaaaaatatgtacTTGCTGTTTGCATTGAA GTATTATATATTGACATTGCAGCAAGGGGAGGATCACAACTTGTTGGTGTTTCGACTAGTATCTTTATGGCTTGACAATACTCATAATAAAGAATCCAGCGATTTGCTAGACGCATATCTCAACAAACTTCAATCTTACAAATTTGTCTTACTTGTGCCACAACTAGCCCCACACATGACAAACTCTGGTGATGTATTTTCTAACCAGATTTATGATTTATTACGAAGATGTGCTATCGAACATCCGCATCATACGTTGCCAGTACTGTTGGCGCTAATGAATTCGCATAAAGATCATGAATTccaaaaaggtaaaaaaaggCAGAAGATCAGCCCTGAGCCGCGGGTTCTAGCTGCACAAAAACTGATTGAAAATCTCATGTCTACCAATATCAATCCCATTATACAAGAAATGCAGAAATTGGCACATTCCTTGATCATGTTAGCAAACTTGGAAACCGCAAAAAGTAACTCCCAAA AATTTCCAGTGCCGAACCACTCTCATTCAGTTcaacaaattgaaaagttcAAATATACTCTAATACCAACATTATCGATTGATATAAAAccaaacaaaatttacgatcGAATTGTGAGCATTGAGAAATATGCGAATGAGTTTGAACTTGTTGGAGGTATTAATGCTCCCAAGAAAATTACCTGCCTGGGGACTGATGGTATTAGGAGGAATCAGTTAGTTAAG ggaAGAGATGATTTAAGGCAGGATGCAGTTATGCAACAAGTATTTACCGTTATGAATATGCTTCTCAAAACCAGCAAAGAGGCCAACAAGCGTAGACTGAATGTCCGTACTTATAAG GTGGTACCTCTTACTCGAAGATGCGGTATTTTGGAATGGTGCAATAATACGTTGCCTCTCAGTGCGATTCTTGAGGGATCTCCCGGGTATTTGGGACTTCATAAAAAATACTATCCGAATGATTATACAACAAGGCAATGCAGAATGAAAATGGAG GCAGTCTTCAAGAAATCAAACCAAGAAAAACTTAGGGTATATATAGATTGTTGTAAACATCTTCATCCAGTTTTCCATTACTTCTTCTTGGAGAGTTTCTCATCCCCAGAGACTTGGTTTGAGCGAAGATTAGCCTATGTGCACAG